In Helianthus annuus cultivar XRQ/B chromosome 9, HanXRQr2.0-SUNRISE, whole genome shotgun sequence, the following are encoded in one genomic region:
- the LOC110878075 gene encoding clathrin heavy chain 1 has translation MAAANAPITMKEALTLPSIGISPQFITFTNVTMESDKFICVRETSPQNSVVIIDMSMPMQPLRRPITADSALMNPISKILALKAQLPGTTQDHLQIFNIEMKAKMKSHQMPEQVVFWKWITPKMLGMVTQTSVYHWSIEGDSEPVKMFDRTANLSNNQIINYKCDPSEKWLVLIGIAPGSPERPQLVKGNMQLYSVDQQRSQALEAHAASFASLKVPGNENPSILISFATKSSNAGQVTSKLHVIELGAQPGKASFTKKQADLFFPPDFADDFPVAMQISNKYGLIYVITKLGLLFVYDLETATAVYRNRISPDPIFLTSEASSVGGFYAVNRRGQVLLATVNESTIVPFVSGQLNNLELAVNLAKRGNLPGAENLVVQRFQELFAQTKYKEAAELAAESPQGILRTPDTVAKFQSVPVQAGQTPPLLQYFGTLLTKGKLNAFESLELSRLVVNQNKKNLLENWLAEDKLECSEELGDLVKTVDNDLALKIYIKARATPKVVAAFAERREFDKILIYSKQVGYSPDYLFLLQTILRTDPQGAVNFALMMSQMEGGCPVDYNTITDLFLQRNLIREATAFLLDVLKPNLPEHAHLQTKVLEINLVTFPNVADAILANGMFSHYDRPRIAQLCEKAGLYVRALQHYSELPDIKRVIVNTHAIEPQSLVEFFGTLSKEWALECMKDLLLVNLRGNLQIIVQVAKEYCEQLGVEACIKLFEQFKSYEGLYFFLGSYLSSSEDPDIHFKYIEAAAKTGQIKEVERVTRESNFYDAEKTKNFLMEAKLPDARPLINVCDRFGFVPDLTHYLYTNNMLRYIEGYVQKVNPGNAPQVVGQLLDDECPEDFIKGLILSVRSLLPVEPLVDECEKRNRLRLLTQFLEHLVSEGSQDVHVHNALGKIIIDSNNNPEHFLTTNPYYDSRVVGKYCEKRDPTLAVVAYRRGQCDDELINVTSKNSLFKLQARYVVERMDGDLWEKVLNPENEYRRQLIDQVVSTALPESKSPEQVSAAVKAFMTADLPHELIELLEKIVLQNSAFSGNFNLQNLLILTAIKADPSRVMDYVNRLDNFDGPAVGEVAVEAQLYEEAFAIFKKFNLNVQAVDVLLDNIQSIPRAVEFAYRVEEDAVWSQVAKAQLKEGLVSDAIESFIRADDATQFLDVIRASEDTDCYHDLVKYLLMVRNKIKEPKVDSELIYAYAKIDRLSDIEEFILMPNVANLHNVGDRLFDEELYEAAKIIYAFISNWAKLAVTLVRLQQFQGAVDAARKANSAKTWKEVCFACVDAEEFRLAQICGLNIIVQVDDLEEVSEYYQNRGCFNELISLMESGLGLERAHMGIFTELGVLYARYRHEKLMEHIKLFSTRLNIPKLIRACDEQQHWKELTYLYIQYDEFDNAATTVMNHSPEAWDHMQFKDIAVKVANVELYYKAVHFYLEEHPDLINDVLNVLALRVDHTRVVDIMRKAGQLPLVKPYMVAVQSNNVSAVNEALNEIYVEEEDYDRLRESIDLHDNFDQIGLAQKIEKHELLEMRRVAAYIYKKAGRWKQSIALSKKDKVYKDAMETASQSGDRELAEELLVYFIEQGKKECFASCLFVCYDLIRPDVALELAWLNNMIDFAFPYLLQFIREYTGKVDELIKDKIEAIKESKAKENEEQDIVKQQNMYAQLLPLALPAPPGMGGGFAPPPPMGGMGMPPMPPFGMPPMGSY, from the exons ATGGCGGCCGCTAACGCTCCGATAACTATGAAGGAAGCACTTACG TTGCCGAGCATAGGGATCAGTCCGCAGTTTATTACGTTCACAAATGTAACGATGGAGTCGGATAAGTTTATATGTGTTCGCGAAACGTCTCCTCAGAATAGCGTTGTGATCATTGACATGAGCATGCCAATGCAGCCGCTAAGGAGGCCAATTACGGCTGACTCGGCTCTTATGAATCCGATTTCGAAGATTCTGGCTTTGAAAG CTCAACTTCCTGGGACAACTCAAGATCACCTGCAGATATTTAATATTGAGATGAAAGCAAAAATGAAGTCACATCAGATGCCTGAGCAG GTAGTCTTTTGGAAGTGGATTACACCTAAGATGTTGGGCATGGTAACCCAGACCTCAGTATATCATTGGTCCATTGAAG GTgattctgaacctgtgaagatgTTTGATAGAACAGCCAATCTATCAAATAATCAGATAATTAATTACAAATGTGATCCATCTGAGAAATGGCTGGTGTTGATTGGAATTGCCCCTGGCTCACCTGAG AGACCTCAGTTAGTCAAAGGAAATATGCAACTATATTCTGTTGATCAGCAGCGAAGTCAAGCTCTTGAAGCACATGCAGCATCTTTTGCCAGCTTGAAA GTTCCAGGCAATGAGAACCCTTCAATTCTCATTTCTTTTGCAACAAAAAGTTCTAATGCTGGACAGGTTACTTCAAAGCTGCATGTTATTGAGCTTGGCGCCCAACCAG GGAAGGCCTCATTCACTAAGAAACAAGCAGACCTCTTTTTTCCTCCTGACTTTGCAGATGATTTTCCTGTGGCCATGCAG ATATCCAACAAATATGGTTTGATCTATGTCATCACCAAGCTGGGTCTCTTATTTGTGTATGATCTTGAAACCGCCACTGCGGTTTATAGAAACAGAATAAGCCCAGATCCCATTTTCCTGACATCTGAAGCTTCATCAGTTGGGGGCTTCTATGCAGTAAATAGACGTGGACAGGTGTTACTTGCTACTGTGAATGAATCCACAATTGTTCCATTTGTTAGTGGGCAG TTAAACAACCTGGAGCTTGCTGTCAATCTTGCCAAACGTGGAAACCTACCTGGTGCAGAGAATTTG GTTGTTCAGCGTTTCCAAGAATTGTTTGCTCAAACCAAATACAAAGAAGCTGCTGAACTGGCTGCTGAATCTCCTCAAGGCATTCTCCGTACACCGGATACAGTTGCAAAATTTCAG AGTGTACCTGTGCAAGCTGGACAAACACCACCATTACTGCAGTACTTTGGGACCTTACTGACAAAAGGAAAACTAAATGCGTTTGAATCTTTGGAACTATCACGATTAGTCGTCAATCAAAACAAAAAGAATCTTCTAGAAAATTGGTTAGCTGAAGACAAGCTGGAATGTAGTGAGGAACTCGGAGACCTTGTGAAG ACAGTGGATAATGATCTTGCTTTGAAAATATACATTAAAGCGAGAGCGACCCCAAAAGTTGTTGCAGCTTTTGCTGAGAGAAGGGAGTTTGACAAAATTCTCATTTACTCCAAGCAG GTTGGATATTCACCTGATTATTTGTTCCTTCTGCAAACAATTCTTCGCACGGACCCGCAG GGAGCTGTTAATTTTGCTTTAATGATGTCCCAAATGGAAGGAGGTTGCCCTGTTGATTACAACACCATTACAGATCTTTTCCTTCAG AGGAACTTGATACGAGAGGCGACAGCTTTCCTCTTGGATGTTTTGAAGCCCAACTTGCCAGAACATGCTCACCTACAAACTAAG GTCCTTGAAATCAACCTTGTAACATTCCCTAATGTTGCTGATGCCATATTAGCTAATGGTATGTTCAGTCACTATGATCGTCCTCGAATTGCTCAACTATGTGAGAAAGCCGGTCTTTATGTCCGCGCCCTTCAG CATTATAGTGAACTACCAGATATCAAACGTGTTATTGTGAATACTCATGCAATAGAGCCacag TCTCTTGTAGAATTTTTCGGAACTTTATCAAAAGAATGGGCGCTTGAGTGCATGAAGGATCTTTTACTGGTCAATTTGAGAGGAAACCTTCAGATAATTGTTCAG GTTGCAAAAGAATATTGTGAGCAACTTGGTGTTGAAGCATGTATTAAACTTTTTGAACAATTCAAATCATATGAAGGCCTCTACTTCTTTCTGGGATCGTATTTGAGTTCCAG TGAGGATCCTGACATACACTTCAAGTACATCGAGGCTGCTGCAAAAACTGGTCAAATTAAGGAGGTAGAACGTGTCACTAGGGAGTCAAATTTCTATGATGCTGAAAAGACCAAAAACTTTTTAATGGAAGCCAAGCTTCCTGATGCAAGACCATTGATCAATGTCTGTGATCGGTTTGGCTTTGTTCCAGATCTCACTCACTACCTCTATACCAACAACATGCTTCGGTATATTGAAGGTTATGTTCAAAAG GTCAACCCTGGGAATGCTCCACAAGTTGTTGGACAGCTTCTAGATGATGAGTGCCCTGAAGATTTCATCAAAGGTTTGATTTTGTCAGTTCGTTCTCTGCTTCCAGTTGAGCCGCTTGTAGATGAGTGTGAAAAGAG GAACCGACTTAGGTTATTAACTCAATTTTTGGAGCATTTGGTGAGTGAAGGAAGCCAAGATGTACATGTTCATAATGCTTTGGGTAAGATTATCATTGATAGCAATAACAACCCGGAGCACTTCCTTACCACAAACCCATATTATGATTCCCGTGTTGTGGGGAAATACTGTGAGAAGCGTGATCCTACGCTCGCTGTCGTTGCTTATCGCAGAGGCCAATGTGATGATGAACTCATTAATGTCACAAGCAAAAACTCCCTATTCAAACTGCAAGCAAG GTATGTTGTGGAGAGGATGGATGGCGATCTTTGGGAGAAGGTTCTTAACCCGGAGAATGAATACAGAAGGCAACTAATTGATCAGGTTGTTTCTACTGCTTTGCCTGAGAGCAAGAGCCCTGAGCAGGTTTCCGCTGCTGTTAAAGCTTTCATGACTGCTGATCTTCCTCATGAACTAATCGAGCTTCTCGAGAAAATTGTCCTCCAAAACTCTGCTTTCAGTGGGAATTTCAATCTACAAAACCTGCTTATTTTGACAGCCATTAAAGCAGACCCATCACGAGTTATGGACTACGTTAATAGGTTAGATAACTTTGACGGACCTGCGGTTGGTGAGGTGGCCGTAGAAGCACAGCTTTACGAAGAAGCATTTGCGATATTCAAGAAATTCAACTTAAATGTTCAAGCAGTCGATGTTCTGTTGGATAATATTCAAAGTATTCCACGGGCTGTTGAGTTTGCATACCGTGTTGAAGAAGACGCGGTATGGAGCCAGGTGGCAAAAGCACAGCTCAAGGAGGGATTGGTTAGTGATGCAATTGAGTCGTTCATTCGTGCTGATGACGCTACTCAATTCTTGGATGTTATTCGTGCTTCTGAAGACACAGATTGCTACCATGATTTGGTTAAGTATCTTTTGATGGTTAGAAACAAGATCAAGGAGCCAAAGGTAGACAGTGAGCTCATCTACGCATACGCAAAGATTGACAGGTTGAGTGATATTGAGGAATTTATCCTCATGCCAAATGTTGCAAATCTTCATAATGTTGGCGATCGTTTGTTTGATGAAGAGTTGTATGAAGCCGCTAAGATAATATATGCTTTTATCTCCAACTGGGCTAAGCTTGCTGTTACACTTGTGAGGCTACAACAGTTTCAAGGTGCCGTCGACGCTGCTCGTAAAGCAAATAGTGCAAAGACATGGAAAGAAGTTTGCTTTGCTTGTGTTGATGCCGAGGAGTTCCGATTGGCTCAGATTTGCGGGCTCAATATCATTGTGCAG GTGGATGATCTGGAAGAGGTGAGTGAATACTACCAAAACAGAGGATGCTTCAATGAGCTTATATCTCTCATGGAGAGTGGTTTAGGGTTGGAACGGGCCCACATGGGCATTTTCACCGAGTTGGGTGTCTTATATGCCCGATACCGTCACGAGAAGTTAATGGAGCATATAAAACTCTTTTCGACCCGTCTCAACATCCCAAAGTTAATCCGCGCTTGTGATGAGCAACAACACTGGAAAGAGCTTACTTACCTATACATTCAATATGACGAGTTTGACAATGCTGCGACAACTGTCATGAATCATTCCCCGGAAGCTTGGGATCATATGCAGTTTAAGGATATTGCAGTTAAAGTTGCAAATGTCGAACTTTATTACAAGGCGGTTCATTTCTATTTAGAAGAACATCCCGACCTTATTAATGATGTTCTTAATGTTCTTGCTCTACGTGTTGACCATACACGTGTTGTAGACATCATGCGCAAG GCGGGTCAACTTCCTTTAGTCAAACCATATATGGTTGCAGTTCAGAGCAACAACGTATCTGCTGTGAATGAAGCTTTGAATGAAATATACGTTGAGGAGGAAGATTACGATAGATTGCGTGAATCTATTGATTTGCACGATAACTTTGACCAGATTGGTCTTGCACAGAAG ATTGAGAAACACGAGCTTCTTGAGATGAGGCGTGTAGCTGCATATATTTACAAAAAAGCCGGTAGATGGAAGCAGTCTATTGCACTGTCCAAAAAAGACAAGGTTTACAAAGATGCAATGGAGACCGCTTCGCAATCTGGGGACCGTGAGCTGGCTGAAGAGTTGCTTGTTTATTTCATTGAGCAG GGAAAGAAGGAATGCTTTGCTTCCTGTCTATTTGTGTGTTATGATCTCATCCGCCCAGATGTTGCTCTCGAGCTAGCCTGGTTAAACAACATGATTGATTTTGCTTTCCCATATCTGCTTCAG TTTATCCGGGAATACACCGGCAAGGTTGATGAGCTGATCAAAGacaagatcgaagcaattaaggAAAGTAAGGCCAAAGAGAACGAGGAGCAGGATATTGTTAAACAACAG AATATGTATGCTCAGCTACTACCTCTTGCACTACCTGCTCCACCGGGTATGGGTGGAGGATTTGCTCCACCACCACCCATGGGTGGAATGGGGATGCCGCCAATGCCGCCGTTTGGAATGCCGCCAATGGGTTCTTATTGA
- the LOC110876036 gene encoding uncharacterized protein LOC110876036, which translates to MSPFQALYGRSVPDCNAYIPGSSDTPSIDSSLQEHERLRKLLKANLLKAQQRMMSLANAHRMDKQFSVGDMVFLRLKDYRQHLVSSHASKKLSKRFYGPFKILERIGLVAYRLELPYGSKVHPLFHISLLREAHGNPAPIPLPQVSDTADQLEEIGTQEMPQLEDDLNVKRGAVDTGQSVVNGLRNRPTREVRKPARFSQ; encoded by the coding sequence ATGAGCCCTTTTCAAGCCCTCTATGGGAGGTCAGTTCCAGATTGCAACGCATATATACCGGGATCGTCGGACACGCCTTCTATTGATTCATCATTACAGGAACATGAGCGTTTACGCAAATTGCTGAAAGCAAATCTGTTAAAGGCCCAACAACGCATGATGAGTTTGGCAAATGCACACCGAATGGATAAACAATTTTCAGTCGGTGATATGGTCTTTTTACGTCTCAAGGACTACCGACAACATTTGGTTTCATCCCATGCATCCAAGAAGCTGTCCAAGAGATTCTACGGACCCTTTAAAATACTCGAGCGTATCGGTTTAGTTGCATACAGGTTGGAGTTGCCTTACGGATCAAAAGTTCATCCACTGTTTCACATCTCTCTGCTTAGAGAGGCTCATGGTAACCCAGCCCCTATTCCCTTACCACAAGTGTCCGATACTGCAGACCAGCTTGAGGAAATTGGCACACAAGAAATGCCTCAGCTCGAGGACGATCTGAATGTCAAGAGGGGAGCAGTTGATACGGGCCAGTCAGTTGTTAATGGGCTGCGTAACAGGCCCACAAGAGAAGTCAGGAAGCCCGCAAGATTCAGTCAGTAA